ACTTGGCCTCCTCCTGCTTGTACGAGGGGATGCCGTTCGCGTCCCGGGGGTAGTCCGGGGCGCCGCCCTGGGGCGAGTACCAGATGTTGTTGCCGGTGACCGGCGGCAGGTTGACCAGGCCGTCGTTGTTCGGCGACTCGTTCTTCGGGTGGTCGCAGTCGTACCAGCCCAGCGGCTGCGACGGGTCGGGCAGACTGCGGTCTCGGTAGGGCTGCTTGTTGCCCATGCAGTACGGCCAGCCCCGGTTGCTCGCCTTGGTGATGACGGCGAAGGTGTCGTACTTCGCCGGGCCCCATGTCGTGGAGGGTGCCGAAGCGTCCGGGCCGACCCAGCCCGCGTACAGGATGTCGGTCTTCTGGTCGACGAAGATGCGGGCCGGGTTCCTGACCCCCATCACATAGATCTCGCCGCGCGTCTTCCCGCCGCCCTCGTCCGTCTCCTTGCCCGTGAACAGGTTGCCCTCGGGGAGCGTGTACGTCCCGTCGGGCTCCGGGTGGATGCGCAGGATCTTGCCGTTGAGGTTGTTGGTGTTGCCGGCGGTGCGGCGAGCGTCGGCGAAGGAGACGCCCTTGTAGTTGGGCTGCGGGTTGTTGCCCGAGTAACCGCCGCTGAAGCCACTGGAGTTGTTGTCGCCCGTCGCGATGTACAGGTTGCCCTGGGAATCCCAGGCCATCCCGCCGCCCGAGTGGCAGCAACTGTGGATCTGCACCGACCACTTGAGCAGCACCTTCTCACTGCTCAGGTCCAGCTTGTCGGAAGCGAGGTCGAGCGTGAAGCGGGAGACCCGGCGCTCGGCCATGCGCGTGTCGCGGTTGATCTGCGAGTGCGGCGTGTAGTGCAGATACACCCAGCCGTTCTGCTCGAAGCGCGGGTCCAGTTCGATACCGAGCAGCCCCTCCTCGACCTTGGTCAGCTCGTCGCCGCCGCCCTTGTTGCCGAAGACGCTCAACGCGCCCGCCAGGGTGACCTTCTTGGTCTTCGGGTCGTAGACGTGGATCTCGCCCTTGCCCTTGCCGATGTCCGGATTGTTCCAGTCGGTGATCACCGGCTGGGAGGAGTCGGCGCCGCCCCGGCCTATGTAGAGCACGCGTCCGTCGGGCGCGGTGACCAGGCCGTGCGGCTCGCCGATCTGGTCGTTCTGACCGGGCTGGTTGGGCTGGGTCAGGCGTTCGGCCTTGTAGTTGGCGTTGATCGTCGCCTTGCAGTCGGCCTGCGCGAGCCGGGTGGTCCACAGCAGCGCACCGCGCAGATGGGCGCGGAAGTCCGTCTCGTCGTACGCCGACACCGTGCCGCCCATGCCGGTGTAGAAGGAGCGCCCGCCGTCGTAGTCACGGCACCAGCTCACCGGGTGATCCCAGCCGTTGGCGGTGGTTCCCGGCTGGTACGTCGACTCGCGCACCCGCGCGACGGTGTGCACCTCGCCGGACGGGTTCTTCACCCAGTTGAACCACTGGTCCGGCCGCTTCCACTGGACCGGCAGGTCCTTGGTGGCCGGGTGCTGCCGGTCGCCGACCTCAACCGTCGCCCGTTGTACGGCCGTCGGGCTGGAGGCGGCCGGGCGGGCGCCCACCAGACCCGTGAACCAGTCCGAGTACGGCTCCGCACGTGCCGCGTCATGGATGCCGACGAAACCGCCGCCCGCCTCCATATAGGCCTCCAGGCCCGCCTCCTGCTCCGGGTCGAGGACATCGCCGCCACCGGTCAGGAACACGATCGCGTTGAAACGGCCCAGCCGGGTCTCGTCGGTGAAGACCGAGGCGTCGTCCGAGGCCACCACCTTGAAGCGCTGGTTCTCCGGTCCGGACAGGCCGATCTTCTCGATGGCCTCGATCCCGGCGTTCACGACCGGCGACTCCTCCCCGGCCGCCGCGGTGCCGTAGAAGACCAGCACCCGCACATTCGCGCCGCCCGGCGGCGACTTCACGGACATCGTTGTCAAGGGTGATCCCGGGTCGGGACGCGCGTTCGCGGCGGGACCCGACATGAGTCCGGCGGCGACGACGCCGGCGGTCACGATGGCCGCCCAGACCCGTCTTCTTCTTGTGCTCAACCCTCGTAAGTGCATGGGCACCTCCTCGGTCACAGCGACAACGCCAAGGAAGCTAGACCTCTTTGCGCGACCCGCCAATACCTATGACCGCAATGACACGAACTTTGTCCAGGGTGTGGATAAACGAGAGTGTGGCCGGTACCGTCTCACAAGTTCATCACAGGTGCGCCTCCGCAAGTTCCGTATCAGGGTGGGGAGTTCCGCATGGACCGACGCGGGTTCAACAGACGGGTGCTGCTGGGCGGCGCGGCCGTCGCGACATCGTTGTCCGTGGCCTCCGAGGCCGTCAGCGTCGACGCCTCGGCGAAGAGCGCCGCGGCGAGGACGGCTCCGGCCGGCGGCGCGGTCAGGCACATCAAGCTGTACGCCGAGAAGTTCGCCGACGGACAGCTGGGCTACGGCTTCGAGAAGGGGAAGGCGACGATCCCCGGGCCACTGATCGAACTCAACGAGGGCGACACCCTGCACATCGAGTTCGAGAACACGACCGACGTACGGGCGAGCCTGCACGTCCACGGCCTGGACTACGAAATCTCCAGCGACGGCACCAGGTTGAACAAGAGCGACGTCGAACCGGGCGGCACCCGCACCTACACCTGGCGCACCCACAAGCCCGGCCGCCGCGCCGACGGCACCTGGCGGGCGGGCAGCGCGGGCTACTGGCACTACCACGACCACGTCGTCGGCACCGAGCACGGCACCGGCGGTATCCGCAAAGGCCTGTACGGTCCGGTGATCGTGCGCCGGCAGGGCGACGTCCTGCCCGACGCGACCCACACGGTCGTCTTCAACGACATGCTGATCAACAACAAGCCGGCGCACTCGGGGCCCAACTTCGAGGCCACGGTGGGCGATCGGGTCGAGTTCGTGGTGATCACGCACGGCGAGTACTACCACACCTTCCATATGCACGGTCACCGCTGGGCGGACAACCGCACCGGCATGCTCACCGGCCCCGAGGACCCGAGCCAGGTCATCGACAACAAGATCACCGGTCCGGCGGACTCCTTCGGCTTCCAGGTGATCGCGGGGGAGGGGGTCGGAGCGGGCGCGTGGATGTACCACTGCCATGTCCAGAGCCACTCCGACATGGGGATGGTGGGGTTGTTCCTGGTGAAGAAGACGGACGGGACGATTCCGGGGTACGAGCCGCACGAGCATGGTCATGAGTCGGCCGCGGGGTCCGCGCACGAGCACTGACGGGCGTGCGGAGAGCGCTCTCACCGCGGCACGTGGCGCGGGCTATCCTGATCGGCACCCGCCGAGGAGGAGCCCACGTGACCGAAACCGCACCTCGTCCCACCCTGGAGGCCGTGGCTGCCCGGGCCGGGGTGTCACGGGCCACCGTGTCCCGTGTGGTGAACGGCGGGGACGGAGTGCGGGAACCTCTGGTGGAGCGGGTGCGGCGGGCCGTGGAGGAACTGGGATACGTCCCCAACCAGGCCGCCCGCAGTCTCGTCACCCGGCGGCACGACGCCGTCGCCGTCGTCGTCGCCGAACCGGAGACACGGGTCTTCGCCAACCCCTTCTTCGCGCTGCAACTCCGGGGAATCAGCAAGGAGCTGACGGCCCACGACAACCAGCTCGTACTGCTGCTGACCGAGGGCCGCGACGACCACGCGCGCGTGGGGCGCTATCTCGCCGGGGGCCATGTCGACGGCGCCCTCGTCTTCTCCCTGCACCTGGACGATCCACTGCCCGAGTTGATCCAGCGCGCCGGAGTCCCGACGGTGTTCGGCGGCCGGCCCGGCTGGAGCGACGGCACGAGCGGCGTGGTCTACGTCGACAGCGACAACCGCGGCGGCGCCCGCGAGGCCGTACGCCATCTCGTCGGCCTCGGCCGCACCCGCGTCGCGCACATCGCCGGCGCCCTCGACCAGACCTCCGCGGTGGACCGGCTCGACGGGTTCCGGGACGTCATGGCCGACGTCGATCCGCGGCTCGTCGTGGAGGGCGACTTCACGCCGGCCGGCGGTGAGCGGGCGATGCGGGAACTCCTCGACCGGTGCCCCGACGTGGACGCCGTCTTCGCCGCGAACGACCTGACCGCCGCGGGCGCCCTGCGGGTGCTGCGCGAGCGCGGGCGGCGGGTGCCGGACGACGTCGCCGTGATCGGTTTCGACGACATGCTGCCGGTCGCCGAACAGACCGACCCGCCGCTGACGACGGTCCGTCAGGACATCGAGGAGATGGGGCGGTTGATGGCGCGGATGCTGCTGAGGGGTCCGGCGCCGGGCGGTGTGGTGCTGCCTACGACGCTGGTGCGACGGGTCTCGGCGTAACGCCGGGACGTGCACGCGCCGCCGGGCGGAACATCCGGACAGCCCGGGACGGACGCGTTCCGACGGCGACTGTCAGTGGGCGGTGCAAGACTCGGCAGAGCAGGTAACCGGACAACGGGACCCCCCGAGGAGGGCACCATGCTCAGCACCCGTTTTCTGAACGGCGCTCCCAACTGGGTCGATGTCGGTACGGCCGACATCGGGGGCGCCACATCCTTCTACGGCGCCCTGTTCGGCTGGGAGTTTCAGTCGGCGGGGCCCCAGGCCGGTGGTTACGGCTTCTTCCAGCTCGGTCACAGGATCGCCGCGGGCGGCATGCAGACCACGCCGGAGCAGGGCCCGCCGTCCTGGACGGTGTACTTCCAGAGCCCGGACGCGGATGCCACGGCCAAGGCGGTGGAGCAGGCCGGCGGCAGCGTGCCCGTGGCGCCGATGGACGTCATGGGACAGGGCCGGAGCGCGATCCTCGCCGATGACACGGGCGTGCCCTTCGGGATCTGGCAGCCCGCCGCCCGGAAGGGCCTCGACGTGGTGAACGACCCCGGTTCGCTGTGCTGGGTCGAGCTGTACACGCCGGACATCGCCCGGGCCGCCGCCTTCTACGACGCCGTGTTCGGCTGGGAGACCTCGGCCATGCCCCTCCCCGGCTCCACGTACACCTGCGTCAACCCCGCGGGGACGGACGAGAACGCCATGTTCGGCGGCCTGGTGCCGCCGGCGGACGACCCGACCGAGGCGGAGTCCGGTCCGTACTGGCTGCCGTACTTCGAGGTCGAGGACACCGACGCCGTGGTCGCCAAGGCGCGGGAGCTGGGCGGCGGAGTGCGGATGCCCGCCACCGACGCGGAGGGTGTCGGCCGGATGGCCAAGCTCGTCGACCCTTACGGCGCGCGCTTCGCGGTGATCAAGAGCGTGCCGCAGGTGAGCTGAAAACACGCAGGCCGTGCCGCGCGCCGCGTTGATCCGGCGTTGATCGAACGTTTTTCGCCGCCCGGCACGCTGCTGGCCATGCACACCGAAACAATCACCCCGCCCGACCTCGCCTGGCAGGATGAGGCGTTGTGCGCCCAGACCGGGGCGGACTTCTTCTTCCCCGAGCCCGGCAGCTCCGTACGGGAGGCGAAGCGGATCTGCGGTCTGTGCCCGATCCGCTCCGCCTGTCTGGAGTACGCGCTGGACAACGACGAGCGCTTCGGTGTGTGGGGCGGCCTGTCGGAGAAGGAACGCCTGGAACTCAGGCGTACGTCCCACTGAACCGCCCGCACCCGGACGTTTCAGCCCGCGGCTCGCGCCGCCATCCGCGCCTTGCGCGCGGCCAGCTTCTCGTCGAACTTCGACGCCTCCGCATCCAGCCCGCCCATGTACAGGCCGAGCTCATCCTGCGCCTTCTGCCCCTCGGGGCCGAGGCCGTCGATCTCCATGACCTTCAGGAAGCGCAGCACGGGCTGGAGCACGTCGTCGTGGTGGATGCGCATGTTGTAGATCTCGCCGATCGCCATCTGCGCGGCGGCCCGCTCGAAGCCGGGCATGCCGTGACCGGGCATGCGGAAGTTCACGATCACGTCGCGCACCGCCATCATCGTCAGGTCGGGCGCGAGCTCGAAGGCGGCCTTCAGCAGGTTGCGGTAGAAGACCATGTGCAGGTTCTCGTCGGTCGCGATGCGTGCCAGCATGCGGTCGCAGACCGGGTCGCCGGACTGGTGCCCGGTGTTGCGGTGCGAGACGCGGGTCGCGAGCTCCTGGAAGGAGACGTAGGCCACCGAGTGCAGCATCGAGTGGCGGTTGTCCGACTCGAAGCCCTCGCTCATGTGGGCCATCCGGAACTGCTCCAGCTTGTCCGGGTCGACCGCGCGCGAGGCGAGCAGGTAGTCACGCATCACGATGCCGTGGCGGCCCTCCTCGGCGGTCCAGCGGTGCACCCAGGTGCCCCAGGCGCCGTCCCGGCCGAACAGCGAGGCGATCTCGTGGTGGTAGCTGGGGAGGTTGTCCTCGGTGAGCAGGTTCACGACCAGGGCGATCCGGCCGATCTCGGTGACCTTGGACTGCCCCTTCTCCCAGGCCTCGCCGTCCTCGAAGAAGCCGGGGAAGTTGCGGCCGTCGCTCCACGGCACGTACTCGTGGGGCATCCAGTCCTTGGTGACCTTCAGATGCCGGTTGAGTTCCTGCTCGACGACTTCCTCCAGCGCGTACAGCAGCTTGGCGTCGGTCCAGACGGAAGGGCTGCCGAGGTGAGGGGAAGTAATCGTCACGGGTACTCCAGGGGACGTGGGAGAAACCGGCGAGCGGTGCCGGGTAACTTACGGGATCGTAGGCTACGAAACCGTAGGTTACGAAGCCGTAGGTTAAGCGTGCCGTAAAGGCCGCTGATCAGCCAACATTCCCAAGGGATACGGAGAAGCCCCGGGACGCGCAGGTCCCGGGGCTTTTGGGGCGATTCGGTACCCGATCAGGCGTACAGCTCACGCAGTCTGACCGAGAGGCATGTCACACATCCCTCGAGTTTCTCGAACTCGCTGATGTCCACGACGACCGGGTCGTGGCCGAGATCGGCCAGCAGCTCCGCCGTCTTCGGCGCGCTCGCCGCCATGAGCAGCTTGCTGCCGCCGAGCAGGACCACATGGGCGCCGGCCTCCTCGGGCACCGACAGGAAGCGCGGGAACAGCGACGGCCGGTCCACCTTGGGGATGTGCCCGATGACCGTCCCGTCGGGCAGGGCCGTCACCGCCGACTTCAGGTGCAGCACCCTGCTCACCGGCACGGCGACGACACGCGCCCCCAGCGGTTCGAAGGTGGCCCGCAGCTGCTGGACCCCGGCCGCGTTGGTACGGCCGCCCCGGCCGACGTAGATGGTGTCGCCGACCTTGAGGACGTCGCCGCCGTCCAGCGTGCCGGGATCCCAGATCCAGTTCACCGAGCAGCCGAGCCGGGCCACGGCCTCCTCGACGCCGAGGGTCTCCTCACGCCGGGGCTCGGCGCCGGACCGGGCGATCAGCGCGACGTTCTTGTACATGACGACCGTGTCCTCGACGAACACCGAGTCGGGGCAGTCGTCGGCCGGCTCCACCTCGACCGTCTCCCAGCCGTGCCCCCGCAGGGCCTCCGCATACGCCTCCCATTGCTCGAGCGCGAGATCGATGTCGACCTTCTCCCGCTCGATGTGGGTCACCAGCCCTTCGGCGAGGCGCGGGCTGGGGCGGCGGATGAGGGCCTTCTTGCTGGGCACGTCCAGAACTCCGAATCGCGTGAGAGTGTCGGCGCCCGTGACGCAGCGCCGGTCCGCCATCATGCAGGGCCGGTCCGGGCGCACGAAACCCCCGTCGTCAGGCTGTGGCCTCCCCGAGATGATCGTCTCCCGTGGTCTCCCGCAGCTCGCCGTCCAGGAGCAGCCACCGGGTGATGCCGATCGACTCCAGGAACGGCACGTCGTGGCTGGCCACGATCAGCGCCCCCTCGTACGACTCCAGCGCCGTGGTGAGCTGGCGCACGCTCGCCATGTCGAGGTTGTTCGTGGGCTCGTCCAGCATCAGCAGCTGCGGTGCCGGTTCCGCCAGCATCAGCGCGGCCAGCGCCGCCCGGAAGCGCTCGCCGCCGGACAGCGTCGCCGCCTGCTGGTCGGCCCGGCCGCCCCGGAACAGGAAGCGGGCCAGCCGGGCCCGGATCCGGTTGTTGGTGGCGCTCGGCGCGAACCGGGCCACGTTCTCGACGACGGTGCGGCTGCCGTCGAGGACGTCGAGCCGCTGCGGCAGGAACCGCAGGGGCACATGCGCCGTCGCCTCGCCCGACACCGGCGCCAGCTCTCCGGTGATCGTCCGCAGCAGCGTCGTCTTGCCCGCGCCGTTGCGCCCGATCAGCGCGACCCGCTCGGGACCGCGCAGCTCGAAGCCGCCGGCCACCCGCGCGCCGTACGCCAACTCCAGATCCTGGAGGGTGAGGACGGTACGGCCCGGCGGTACGGCCGTGTGCGGCAGGTCGACGCGGATCTCGTCGTCGTCCCGTACGGCCTCCACCGCCTCGTCGAGACGTTCCCTGGCCTCGGCGAGTTTCTCCTGGTGCATGATGCGGTGCTTGCCCGCGGACTCCTGCGCCGCGCGCTTGCGCGCCCCCATGACGATCTTCGGCTCCCGTTTCTGGTCCCACATCTTCTGGCCGTACCGCTTGCGGCGGGCCAGCTTGACCTGGGCGTCCACCAGTTCACGCTTCTGCTTCTTGAGGTCGGCCTCGGCGACCCGCACCATGCGTTCGGCCGCCTCCTGTTCGGTGGCGAGGATCTCCTCGTACGCCGAGAAGTTGCCGCCGTACCAGGTGATCTCCCCGGAGCGCAGATCGGCGATCTGGTCGACGAGTTCCAGGAGTTCACGGTCGTGGCTGACCACGACCATCACCCCGGGCCAGGCGGCGACGGCCGCGTACAGCCGCCTGCGGGCGTAGAGGTCGAGGTTGTTGGTCGGCTCGTCGAGCAGCAGCACGTCCGGCCGGCGCAGCAGCAGTGCGGCCAGCCGCAGCAGTACCGACTCGCCGCCCGAGACCTCGCCGATCCCGCGGTCCAACTCGATGTGTCCGAGCCCGAGTTCGCCGAGGGTGGCGAGCGCGCGCTCCTCCACGTCCCAGTCGTCGCCGACGGTCTCGAAGTGCTCCTCGGCCACATCGCCCGCCTCGATGGCGTGCAACGCGGCCCGCTGTGCGGCGATGCCGAGCGCCTCGTCGACCCGGAGCGCGGTGTCGAGCGTGACGTTCTGCGGGAGATAGCCGATCTCGCCGGCGACCCGGACGGCCCCGTCGGCCGGTGCGAGGTCACCGGCGATCAGCTTCAACAGGGTTGATTTTCCTGACCCGTTGACGCCGACGAGCCCGGTCCTGCCCGGACCGAAGGCGGTGTCGAGGCCCTCGAAGACGGCGGTGCCGTCGGGCCAGGCGAAGGACAGGGACGTAACGGTGATGGACATGGACATGCGAGCCTCCGCGGTTGCTCGAAAGGATCAGGGGCAAACGCGTATCGAGACACGGGCGACCAACGGGGAAGAGGTCCCGGGAGGCATGAGAAAAGGCCTGCCCGTCGAGGACGGCTCGAATGCCGAGGTCGCACGCAGCGCCCACACGTAAGCGTGTGGCGCGGTGTCTCAGGACCTCAGACGAGCAACGTCCCTCTCCAATCGACGGCAACAGAACCGCTGTACAACGTACGAGGAGGCTCGTCGGCTGTCAACGGATTAACGTGAACCCCGACCTCACCACCCGAAGGAGTCCCCGTGCCCAACGGCTCGCTGTCGCTGCCGGCCCGGCTCTGCCTGCTGGCCTGGGACACCACGACGAACGAGGTCACCGGCGCCGCCCACCTCCACCATGTGGTGCGGGCCGGCGCCCTCACCGAATTGGCCCAGCGCGGCCTGCTCATCGACGCCGACGGCATTGCGACCCCGGTCGACATGGACTCCCTCACCGGGGACCCCGTGCTCGACGGGCTCCTGGAACTCGTCCGGGAGTCACGACCGCACCGGTGGCGGACCTGGGTGACGCTGCACGCGCGCGTGACGCTCGACGCGGTACAGGCGAAGCTCGCCGCCGACGGGTACCTGCAGGTGACGAAGAAGCGGGTCCTCGGGGTGTTCCCCACCGTCGAGTACGGCGTGGACTGCACCACCGTCGTGGAGGCGCTGCGTGAGGAGGCACGGCAGGTCCTCGAAGGGCCGCTGCCCGTCGCGGAGATCGCGGACCGGGACGCCGCCGCCGTCACCCTCGCCGTCGCGGGCCGGATGCGCACGCTGGTGCCCCCGAAGGAACTGGGCCGTCACGAGGAGCGGGTGGCGGCGCTGACGGAACGGAGCGGGGCTGCGGCGCCGGGACTGCGGGCGGTGATCCGCGAGGTGCGTGCCGGGGTGGTCGCGGCGGTGTCGGCGCCGTCGGTGGCGACGGGCGGCTGAGGCGGCCCGCGCGTGCGGCACAGTCGTCACCATCGTGTCGGATTTCTGCCAGCCTCCGCACAGCCAGGGCTGGTTGAGTGACCCGCATGACGAACCAGAACACTCTCCGCGACCAGGCGCAGGCCTTCCGGGCCCTGCACGTCCCGGGCCGGCCGCTGGTCCTGCCGAACGCCTGGGACACCGCGAGCGCCTGTCTCGTCGAGGACGCCGGTGCCGCGGCGGTGGCGACCACGAGTGCCGGGCTGGCGTGGGAGCTGGGCGCCCCGGACGGCGACCGACTGGAGCGCGACGCCGCGATCGAGGCCGTCGCGCGTATCGCCGCCGCGGTGGACGTACCTGTCAGCGCGGACATCGAGAGCGGCTACGCGCAGGATCCGGCGGGCGTCGCCGACACCGTCCGCGCGGTGCTCGCGGCGGGTGCGGTGGGCGTGAACATCGAGGACGCGCTGCACGGCGCCGGAGAGGGTCCGCTGCGGCCGGTCGCCGAACAGGCGGAGCGTATCGCCGCCGCCCGGGAGGCCGCCGACACCGCGGGCGTGCCGCTGTACGTCAACGCCCGCATCGACACGTTCCTGCGCGGCGCCGGGGGAGTGGACCTCACCCTGGAGCGGGCCGCCGCCTTCCTGGCCGCGGGCGCCGACGGGATCTTCGTCCCCGGCGCCGTCGACCCGGGAACCGTGAAGCTGCTCGCCGACGGGATCGACGGGCCGCTGAACGTGATGGCCGGTCCCGGTGCGCCGCCGGTGGCAGAGCTGGCCGCACTCGGGGTCGCCCGCGTGAGCGTCGGCTCGGGCATGACCCAGGCCGCGCACGCCCTGGTCCGCCGCGCCACTCGGGAACTGCTGACGGCGGGGACGTACGAGTCGCTGGCGGACGGACTCGACTACGGCGAGCTCAACGCGCTGCTGGGCCGGAAGCGCTAATCTCAGCGCCCCGAAGGGGCGCGGGGCTGCGTTGAATATGCGGCTCCGCCGCGCGGGCGTGACCAGCCACAACAAAGCCGCAGCCGATCGACGACCCATCGCGGCGCTTCCAGCGGAGCGCTACGCAGGGTCCCGCATCAGCTCGGCAAGGTCGTGGTCCAAGTCGAGCTGCATATCCTCCAGGCCGATGGGAACGAGCGCGCTCGTGGCCGCCAGGAAGGAGCGCAGCTCCTCCGAGCGGACGTGCACGACGGCGGTGCCCTCGGGTGCGTGGAACTCCAGAACGGTGCGGTCGTAGCCGTACGGACGTATCCGTACGTCGCCATGGCCCTCGGCGCCCTGCATGCCGGCCGCGAGGAGCTCGCGGGAGAAGGTCCAGCAGACGTCGACGCCTTCCAGCGTCGCCGGGGCCGGGAAGGTCATGCGGATGGCGAACGGATCGCGTCGGTCGTACTGCAGGGTGGCGGGAATGCTCGGCATCCGCGGTGCTGCGGCGACGAGACGGGCCTCGACAGGCTGCTCGATGACGGTGGACAACGCCTTGCTCCCTTATGACGACGGGACGGTTTTCCGGGGATGAGGCCGGGCACTGGGTGAGACGACGGAATCAGCCAATCCGTGCACATGACTGGCGAGTGACCTCGGTCACTGCATTCATGCACGCGAGCGGCCCGGCGCACCTCATGTGCCCCTTGGGGAACATGAGGCGGCATGCGACGTCATCTGGACGCCACCGGGGCGGTGGACTAGCTTCGCCCGCCATGAGGCGCTTGGGGAGCACGCGACCGGCCGGGGCAAGGGGACGTACGAGAC
This genomic window from Streptomyces sp. DG2A-72 contains:
- a CDS encoding isocitrate lyase/phosphoenolpyruvate mutase family protein, with amino-acid sequence MTNQNTLRDQAQAFRALHVPGRPLVLPNAWDTASACLVEDAGAAAVATTSAGLAWELGAPDGDRLERDAAIEAVARIAAAVDVPVSADIESGYAQDPAGVADTVRAVLAAGAVGVNIEDALHGAGEGPLRPVAEQAERIAAAREAADTAGVPLYVNARIDTFLRGAGGVDLTLERAAAFLAAGADGIFVPGAVDPGTVKLLADGIDGPLNVMAGPGAPPVAELAALGVARVSVGSGMTQAAHALVRRATRELLTAGTYESLADGLDYGELNALLGRKR
- a CDS encoding SsgA family sporulation/cell division regulator; amino-acid sequence: MSTVIEQPVEARLVAAAPRMPSIPATLQYDRRDPFAIRMTFPAPATLEGVDVCWTFSRELLAAGMQGAEGHGDVRIRPYGYDRTVLEFHAPEGTAVVHVRSEELRSFLAATSALVPIGLEDMQLDLDHDLAELMRDPA